The following coding sequences lie in one Maylandia zebra isolate NMK-2024a linkage group LG14, Mzebra_GT3a, whole genome shotgun sequence genomic window:
- the bud23 gene encoding 18S rRNA (guanine-N(7))-methyltransferase isoform X2, which yields MIEIQTQMSERAVELLSLPEGQPCFLLDVGCGSGLSGDYLSEEGHYWVGVDISTAMLDVALDREVEGDLVLGDMGHGMPFRPGTFDGCVSISALQWLCNADKRTHSPPKRLYTFFSTLYSCLSRGSRAVFQLYPENSEQLELITTQAMKAGFSGGMVVDYPNSAKAKKFFLCLFAGVAGVLPKGLGSETSDKAVPNQVQYSGQRCRFRNMKGKSLKKGRDWILEKKERRRRQGREVRADTKYTGRKRRPHF from the exons ATGATTGAGATCCAGACCCAGATGTCAGAGAGAGCTGTGGAGCTTTTGAGCCTGCCAGAGGGACAGCCCTGCTTCTTGTTGGATGTTGG GTGTGGCTCCGGTCTCAGCGGAGATTACCTGTCAGAAGAGGGACACTACTGGGTCGGAGTCGACATCAGCACCGCGATGTTGG ATGTTGCACTGGAcagagaggtggaaggagacCTCGTACTGGGAGACATGGGCCACGGGATGCCGTTCAGACCTGGTACCTTTGATGGTTGCGTCAG taTCTCTGCCCTGCAGTGGCTTTGTAATGCAGACAAAAGGACGCACAGTCCTCCAAAGAGACTCTACACCTTCTTTAGCACTCTGTACTCATGTCTG TCAAGAGGCTCACGTGCAGTCTTTCAGCTTTATCCTGAGAACTCAGAACAg CTCGAGCTGATAACAACACAGGCCATGAAGGCAGGTTTCAGTGGAGGCATGGTGGTGGATTACCCCAACAGTGCAAAAGCAAAAAA GTTCTTCCTGTGTCTGTTTGCCGGCGTAGCAGGAGTTCTTCCCAAA GGACTGGGATCAGAAACGTCAGACAAAGCTGTTCCAAACCAGGTTCAGTATTCAGGACAAAG ATGTCGTTTCAGAAACATGAAGGGAAAATCGCTGAAGAAGGGACGAGACTGGATCCTGGAAaagaaggagaggaggaggagacaggGACG GGAGGTTCGAGCCGACACTAAATACACTGGACGTAAGCGAAGACCTCATTTCTAG
- the bud23 gene encoding 18S rRNA (guanine-N(7))-methyltransferase isoform X1: MASSCRRPEHSAPPDVFYNEEEAKKYSQNSRMIEIQTQMSERAVELLSLPEGQPCFLLDVGCGSGLSGDYLSEEGHYWVGVDISTAMLDVALDREVEGDLVLGDMGHGMPFRPGTFDGCVSISALQWLCNADKRTHSPPKRLYTFFSTLYSCLSRGSRAVFQLYPENSEQLELITTQAMKAGFSGGMVVDYPNSAKAKKFFLCLFAGVAGVLPKGLGSETSDKAVPNQVQYSGQRCRFRNMKGKSLKKGRDWILEKKERRRRQGREVRADTKYTGRKRRPHF, from the exons ATGGCGTCCAGCTGTCGACGACCCGAACACTCAGCTCCTCCAGATGTG TTCTACAATGAAGAGGAGGCCAAGAAGTACTCCCAAAA CTCTCGAATGATTGAGATCCAGACCCAGATGTCAGAGAGAGCTGTGGAGCTTTTGAGCCTGCCAGAGGGACAGCCCTGCTTCTTGTTGGATGTTGG GTGTGGCTCCGGTCTCAGCGGAGATTACCTGTCAGAAGAGGGACACTACTGGGTCGGAGTCGACATCAGCACCGCGATGTTGG ATGTTGCACTGGAcagagaggtggaaggagacCTCGTACTGGGAGACATGGGCCACGGGATGCCGTTCAGACCTGGTACCTTTGATGGTTGCGTCAG taTCTCTGCCCTGCAGTGGCTTTGTAATGCAGACAAAAGGACGCACAGTCCTCCAAAGAGACTCTACACCTTCTTTAGCACTCTGTACTCATGTCTG TCAAGAGGCTCACGTGCAGTCTTTCAGCTTTATCCTGAGAACTCAGAACAg CTCGAGCTGATAACAACACAGGCCATGAAGGCAGGTTTCAGTGGAGGCATGGTGGTGGATTACCCCAACAGTGCAAAAGCAAAAAA GTTCTTCCTGTGTCTGTTTGCCGGCGTAGCAGGAGTTCTTCCCAAA GGACTGGGATCAGAAACGTCAGACAAAGCTGTTCCAAACCAGGTTCAGTATTCAGGACAAAG ATGTCGTTTCAGAAACATGAAGGGAAAATCGCTGAAGAAGGGACGAGACTGGATCCTGGAAaagaaggagaggaggaggagacaggGACG GGAGGTTCGAGCCGACACTAAATACACTGGACGTAAGCGAAGACCTCATTTCTAG
- the dnajc30b gene encoding dnaJ (Hsp40) homolog, subfamily C, member 30b — MAEVGQRLGNGVYRLSALKTSQSRAVCPGGSPGCLITNHAFVSGRVTEKSVQSASESTETLLRSEKVSTVKESGSQVLESAAASGFTEFLENTGSLRAHKAALFLQKKLLLCRMRLWTTAAVSIHPDAFRSPQQRRALCTLTFILADPGSDRLGSGHGLNLLHDALKSSFTAARSYSWRSEDAPLLHRSRTAYYDILKVSLSATQSQIKTAYYKQSFIYHPDKNPGSKEATQRFSDISEAYTVLGNISLRRKYDRGILSRADIQNAGRPSSKEASSRSTGSQQKPQQRARQFSQPGGRPIFDFDAFYQAHYGEQLQREKDQRARKQRMEEELKKHHSRWRQKKMMEVAVVMLLAMAGLIIINVNGP, encoded by the coding sequence ATGGCAGAGGTCGGTCAAAGGCTGGGGAACGGAGTTTACCGGCTGTCTGCTCTCAAAACCAGCCAGAGTCGAGCCGTGTGCCCCGGAGGAAGTCCCGGGTGTCTTATAACAAACCATGCCTTCGTTTCCGGTCGGGTTACAGAGAAATCAGTCCAGTCAGCTTCAGAAAGCACAGAAACACTTCTCAGGTCAGAGAAAGTTTCCACAGTGAAGGAAAGCGGGAGTCAGGTGTTGGAGAGTGCGGCTGCCTCCGGTTTCACCGAATTTTTAGAAAACACGGGGAGCCTGCGAGCTCATAAAGCTGCTCTTTTCCTCCAGAAGAAGCTGCTGCTTTGCAGGATGAGACTGTGGACGACAGCAGCTGTCTCCATCCACCCTGACGCCTTCAGGTCCCCCCAACAGCGCCGAGCTCTCTGCACGCTTACCTTCATCTTGGCAGATCCTGGATCAGACAGGCTGGGAAGTGGACACGGTCTGAATCTGCTCCATGACGCCCTGAAGTCAAGTTTCACAGCAGCTAGAAGCTACAGCTGGAGGTCAGAAGACGCTCCTCTGCTGCACAGGAGCAGGACTGCCTATTATGACATCCTCAAAGTGTCTCTCAGTGCCACGCAGTCTCAGATCAAGACGGCTTACTACAAGCAATCCTTCATCTACCACCCTGACAAGAACCCCGGGAGCAAGGAGGCCACCCAGCGCTTCTCTGATATCAGCGAGGCTTACACCGTGCTGGGAAACATCAGCCTGAGGAGGAAGTACGACCGCGGCATCCTGAGCCGGGCAGACATCCAAAATGCAGGCAGACCCTCCAGCAAGGAGGCTTCCAGCAGATCCACGGGCTCCCAACAAAAACCTCAGCAGAGAGCCAGACAGTTCTCCCAACCTGGAGGGAGGCCCATATTTGATTTTGATGCCTTTTATCAGGCTCACTACGGggagcagctgcagagagagaAGGACCAGAGAGCCAGGAAGCAGCGGATggaggaggagctgaagaagcaTCATAGCAGGTGGAGGCAGAAGAAAATGATGGAGGTGGCTGTGGTAATGCTGCTGGCCATGGCAGGGCTAATTATTATCAATGTCAACGGGCCTTGA